The Phycisphaeraceae bacterium genome segment AGAAGGGCGCCGCCTTCATGCCCGCCCGAAGCGGCGGGGAGAAGGCCGAAGCCCCCGTCAACCGCGTCGGTGAACGCACCCGCAAGGGAGGCGGTCGAGGCGGGGAGCGCGGCGGTCGCGGACGATCGCGGCGCGGCGCCGAGGGCGCGGACGAGTCGACCGGCGCGGAGGTCGCCGCCGAGTAAGCGTCGTCTCCCACGAACAGGCATGATCCCGCGTCGGCACCGGCGCGGGCGATCGGTGAAAGAGCATCCGCCATGATGATTCACGAGATTACCGAACAGGTCGGCCGCAAGAAGCCCCGCAAGCGCGTGGGTCGCGGCGAGGCCAGCGGCCTGGGCAAGACCTCCGGTCGCGGGCACAAGGGCGCCAAGTCACGCTCCGGCTGGACCTATCGCCCCCACTTCGAGGGTGGGCAGATGGAGCTCTTCCGTCGGCTGCCCAAGCGCGGGTTCACCAATGCGCCATTCCGCAAGGAGTTCGCGGTGGTGAATCTCCACGTTCTGGAGAAGCACTTCAAGGCGGGCGACGTGGTGGACGCCGCCGCGCTTTTCAAGGCGCGCCTGATCCGTGACGCCGCCGAGCCGGTCAAGGTGCTTGGCGAGGGCGACCTGACCAAGAAGCTGACGGTGACGGCGGCGAGGTTCTCAGCCAGCGCTCGCGACAAGATCGAGAAGGCCGGCGGCACCGCCACGGTGCTGGAGCGTCGCCCGGCGGCGACCGGCGAGAAGGCCGCCGGCTGATCCCCAAGAAGATTCCATGCTGCAGGCATTCCTCAACATCTTCAAGATTGCCGATCTTCGCAAGAAGGTGCTGTTCACCCTGGCGATGCTGGTGGTGTACCGCGTCGGCTTCTTCGTACCCCTCCCCGGCGTCGATCAGACGGCGCTGGCGGAGGCGGCGGCCAACGCGCGGGAGTCCGGGTCCGCCTTCGGGGCGTTCCTCAACTACACATCCATCTTCACCGGGGGCGATTTCGGACAGTCCACCATCTTCGGGCTGGGCATCATGCCGTACATCACGGCGGCCATCATTTTCCAGCTCTTCCAGAGCGCCATCCCGGCGCTGCAGCGGCTGAAGCAGGAGGGGGCGACGGGGCAGCAGAAGATCCAGGAATGGACGCGCTACGCCACCGTGGGGCTGTGCCTGATCCAGGGGTTCATGTGGATGCAGTATCTGCGGGCCACCGGCCTGCTCAACGCCGAGATGATCAGCACCCGGGGAGGCGTTCTCATCGTCTTTCTGGCCGGGCTGACGGGTCTGACCGCCGGCAGCATGTTCCTGATGTGGCTGGGTGAGCAGATCGACAAGTACGGCATCGGCAACGGCGTGTCGCTGATTCTCACCGCGGGCATCATTTCGCGCATGCCGGACGCCATCCTGTACCTGGCGAACCGCTGGGATCCCGCCAATGCCGCCGATGAGTCCGCCATCGGGCTGGGCGAAGTGCTCTTCCTCGCGGCGGCGTTCGTGGGCGTTGTCGCCGGTGCGGTGCTGCTGACCGTCGCCCAGCGGCGCATTCCCATCCAGCAGGCCAAGCACACCCGCGGGCGTCGCGTGTTCGGCGGGCAGAAGCACTACCTGCCCCTGCGCGTCAACCACGCGGGCGTGATGCCCATCATCTTCGCCAGTTCGCTCATGGTGATCCCCTCCGTCGCCTTCGGCATGCTCGCCGGGCAGGCGTCGGGCTCCGGGGCGCCGGGCTGGTGGCAATGGCTGACGGGACTCCTGGCCAGCAGTTTCGAAATGGGATCGTTCCCGTACATTCTCTGCCAGATCATTCTGATCTACGTGTTCAGCTACCTCTGGACGACGATCCAGTTCAGCCCGGAGGACATGGCCAAGCAGCTCAAGGATCACGGGAGTTTCATCCCCGGCCTGCGCCCCGGGCCGCGTACGGCGGAGTACCTCGAATCGGTGATGGAACGCATCACCTACGTCGGCGCCGGCTTCCTGGCGATCATCGCCATCATTCCCGAACTCGTCTCCACCCGCATGAACATTCCGTTCAACGTCGCGTCGTTCCTCGGCGGGACGGGACTGCTCATCGTGGTCGCGGTGGGGCTGGACCTGGTGCAGCGCATCGAGGCCAATCTGCTCATGCGCAACTACCAGGGCTTCCTGGGCACCGGCGGCAAGGTCCGCGGGAGGCGCGGCTGACATGGGCGTCATGGCGCGAACGCTGGTGAATGACGGTCGCGGCGCCGTCCCGGCGGAGCCGGCGCTTCCGGCGCGCGCCCGGTCGGGTTCACGCTGGTTCGGTCGTTCACGCCGCCCCCGTCAAACAGACCGCCCCGGACCGGAGTTCAAGTCGCCCGCCCAGATCGAGTCGATGCGGGCGGCGGGACGCGTCGTGCGACGCGCCCTGGAGGCCGCCTCGCGGGCCTGCGTGTGCGGCGCCACCACCGGCGACGTCAACGAGGCGGCCTGCCGCGTCATCCAGGCGTCGGGAGGCGATGGGCTCTTTCGCAACTACCCCACCTACCGCGCCGGGGAGGGGTTTCCCGGCGATGTCTGCGTGTCGGTCAATGAGGAGATCGTGCATGGCATTCCCGGCGCCCGGGTGCTGTGCGACGGAGACATCGTTACGGTTGATTGCGGCGTGCGGCTCAACGGCTGGTGCGCCGACGCGGCGGTGACGGTGCCGGTGGGCCCGGTGTCGCGCCCGGTGGAGAAACTGGTCCGGGTGACCCGCGAGGTGCTGGCGGAGGCGATCGAGGCGATTCGACCGGGCCGCCGCTGGAGCGAAGTGGCCCGGATCATGCAGGGGCTGGCCGACAGCGCCGGGTTCGGCGTGGTGCGGGAGTTCGTGGGTCACGGCATCGGCCGGGTGCTTCACGAGCTGCCCCAGGCGCCGGCCTACGTCAACCGCGCGTTCACCCGCTGGCATGACTTTGACCTGGAGGTGGGGATGACGCTGGCCGTGGAGCCCATGCTGACGCTGGGAAACCCCTCGCCGGTGACGCTGGAGGACGGTTGGACGGTGGTGACGGCGGATCGGCTGCCCGCGTGCCACGTCGAGCATACAATCGCAGTCACACCACGAGGCGCGGATGTTCTGACCGACGGTCGGTGAGGCGGCCAACAGGGATCGTATGGCGAAAGAAGACAAGATCACGCTTGAGGCCGAGGTCACCGAGGCGCTGCCGGACGCGAAGTTCCGGGTGCGCCTGGAGAACAATCAGGAGATTCTGGCCTACGTGAGCGGCAAGATGCGGAAGTTCTTCATCCGCATCCTGCCGGGAGACCGGGTGACCGTGGAGCTCAGCCCCTACGACCTGACCAAGGGCCGCATCATTTTCCGCAAGTAGGCATTCGCGCAAGGCAGGACAGCAACGATGAAGGTTCGAAGCAGCATCAAGCGACGCACGAAGGATTGCCAGATCATCCGTCGGAAGGGCAAGCTGTTCGTGATCAACAAGAAGAACCCGCGTCTGAAGCAGCGCCAGGGTTGAGGATGGCCGCGCCCGTCCCGCGGGCCGGTTGAAGGAAACGCAGACATGCCACGTATCGCCGGCATCGACATTCCCGAGAAGAAGAAGATCCGCTACGCCCTGCAGTACATCTACGGCATCGGGCCAAAGTTCGCGGACAACATCCTGGCGGAGGCCGCCATTGATCCCGACCGGCGCGCCAACACGCTGTCGGACCAGGAAGTCTCGACGATCGCGCAGATCATCGACTCCGGGTACATCGTGGAAGGCGCGCTGCGTCGCCAGGTGTCGCAGAACATCCAGCGGCTGCGCGACATCCGGTGCTACCGGGGCGAGCGGCATCGCAAGGGCCTGCCCGTCCGCGGGCAGCGCACCCGCACCAACGCCCGCACGCGCAAGGGCCGCAAGAAGACCGTGGCCGGCAAGAAGGGCGTGAAGGGTTGATGAAGTAGGCATCGAGGCGTCCAGAAATCGAGGCAACAGAGTCAGGCACAGTCATGGCGAAGAAGAAGAAAGTCCGCAAGAACGTCTTGAAGGGAATCGCCCACGTGAAGGCGACCTTCAACAACACCATCATCACCATCACCGACATGAACGGTGAGGCGCTGTGCTGCGACTCGGGCGGGTCGATGGGCTTCAAAGGCGCCCGCAAGAGCACGCCATTCGCCGCCACCCGCGCCGCAGAGCGCGTGGCGTCCAAGGCCAAGCGACTGGGCATGCGCGAGGTGGAAGTGCGGGTGAAGGGCCCCGGCAGCGGGCGCGAGAGCGCCATCACCGGGCTCGAGCACAACGGGCTTCGCGTGACCGCCGTGGAGGATCACACGCCCATTCCGCACAACGGCTGCCGCGCTCCCAAGCGGCGCCGCGTGTGAGCGGCTGGCGAGAAGCGCCGAGGGCTGGGTCGTGAGTGCTGAGTGAGACCTGATCGGGAAACTTCCGGCCAGAACCAGGAGCCGAGAGTCAACCGCCTTTCAAGATCGTTTCCCGCGGGACAGCAGGGGCCGCCGAGTGTCGCAGCAGCATCGGCGTTGCATCCGTTCCCCCGCGGCGCCGTGTTCGGCAATGCTGCACGTCTGGAGTGAATGTCATGCATGTTCGATGGCGCGGACTGGAACTGCCCGCCCGGGTGGAAGTGGACCGCAAGTCGCTCACCAGGACGTTCGGCCGATTCACGGCCGAACCCTTCGAGCGCGGGTTCGGCACCACGGTGGGCAACTCGCTTCGTCGCATTCTGCTCTCGTCGCTGGAAGGCGCCGCGGTCACCAAGGTCAAGATCACCGGTGTGACCCACGAGTTCTCCACGCTGCCAGGCGTGATGGAGGACGCCACCGACATCATCCTCAACATCAAGAACCTCGTCGTGAGCATGGACAGCGACGAGCCCAAGACCATGCGGCTGGCCGCCACCGGGCCCGGCGAAGTGACGGCGGACCTGATCGAGGCCGACACCGCGATCACCATTCACAACCCCGAGCTGGTCATCTGCACCCTGACCAGCGAGCGCGACATCGAGATCGAGTTCACCGTGGCCAGGGGCCGCGGCTACGTGCCCGCCAGCGAGCAGTATTCGCGTCATGACGACCAGGTGATCGGCGAAATCCCCATCGACGCCATCTACTCGCCCGTGCAGCGCGTGCGCTACAAGACCGAGGACACGCGCGTGGGCCAGAAGACCAACTACGACAAGCTGATCCTCGACATCTGGACCGACGGGACGATCACCCCGGAAATGGCCCTGGTCGAGGCCTCGAAGATCCTGCGCAAGCACCTCAACCCGTTCGTGCAGTACTTCGAGATGGGCGACGCCACCGTGTCCGCCGAGGCCCGCGCCGCCGCCGGCGTGGACGAGGAGCTCATCCGCAAGCTCAACATGGTGCTGGCGGACATGGATCTTTCGGTGCGTGCGACCAACTGCCTGGCCTCCGCCCAGCTGCGCACCGTGGCCGACCTGGTGCAGAAGACCGAGGCCGAGCTGCTCACCTATCGCTCGTTCGGCAAGACGTCGCTGCGCGAAGTCGTCAAGAAACTCGAGGAACTGGGGCTTCACCTGGGCATGAAGCTGCCCGAGGGCTACGCGCCCGCTCAACCGACCGCCTGATCCCGCCGCGCTCCGCAGCGCGTCGACCATCCCCGGAAGGGGGAACCCACCATGCGACACCGAATCAACGGACGACGACTCAACAAGGACAGCGAGCATCGCACCGCGATGTTCCGCAATCTCGCCGCCGGGCTGTTCGAGCACGGCGAGATCCGCACCACCCTGCCCAAGGCCAGGGCGGTGCAGCCCTTTGTTGAGCGCCTGATCACCATCGCCAAGCGCGGCACGCTCGCCGCCCGGCGCGAACTGGAGAGCCGTCTCAACGACCGCGTCATTCACGCCTGGGTCGCCGACCCCAACGTGAAGGATGAGCACAAGGAGAACGCCTGGTTCGATCTTCCCGCGGCGGAGGACATCAAGTTCAACCGCTATGGCGAACTCAAGAAGGGCCCCCGGCTCATCCAGCACATCATGACCAAGGTCGCGCCCATGTTCCGCGATCGCGACGGCGGCTACACCCGCATCGTGAAACTGGACGCCCATCGGCTCGGCGACGGCGCGGATTACGTACTGCTGCAGCTCGTCGGACGCGAGGAAGGCCCCCAGGTGGGCGGGCGCAAGTCCACCCGTCGGGCCATCGCCAATCGCCGCGCCGCCTACGCCGCCAAGCTCCGCAAGGGCGCCGCGACCGAGGCGAAGTCGGAGCAGCCCGTCGAGACGGCAAACACAGAATCCGGCTCGGAGCCGGCCGCGTCCTGAACCGTGGTCATTCGATCATGAACAGCACGCACCGCCTGCCCGGGCGGTGCGTTGTTCTTGCAAGGACCGGTGAAACGAAGATTCCGCGCGCCGTTGGCGACACCGTCCACGGCGCACGGGGTTTCATCTCCACCCGTCGCTCCGGTTCCGGTAGGATGGTCGGCCCCATTGGAGCATCGCGCCCGTGTCATCCACCGCCAGGATCGCCGCGCCGTCGATCATCGAGGTCCGCGACCTCGTGAAGGTGTACCCCGCCGTGCGGGCGCTCGACGGCGTGTCGCTCTCGATCACGCCGGGCGAGGTGCGGGGCGTCATCGGCGAGAACGGGGCCGGCAAGAGCACGCTGATGAAGATTCTCTCGGGCGTCGAGCGGCCCACACACGGCCACGTCCTGCTGCGCGGCGAGGAGGTGCAGCTGCGCTCGCCCCACGACGCCCAGCAGCGCGGCATCGCCATGATCCACCAGGAACTCAACCTGGTGGATGAACTCTCGGTCGCGGACAACATCTTCCTGGGGCGCGAGCACACGCGCGGCGGACTGGTGGCGGCCTCCGCGCAGCGCGACGCGGCGCGTCAACTGCTGGCCCGCGTGCGCTCAACCGTCGATCCGCGTCGCAAGGTCCGCGCGCTCTCCATCGCCGAGCAGCAGCTCGTGGAGATCGCCAAAGCCCTTTCGGTAGAGGCCTCGATTCTCATCATGGATGAGCCGACCGCGGTGCTGACGGAGCGCGAGACGGCCTCGCTCTTCGACCTCATCGCGCAGCTCAAGTCGCAGGGCGTCACGATCCTCTACATTTCGCACATCCTGCCCGAGGTGCTGCGGGTGTGCGACCGAGTCACCGTGCTGCGCGACGGGCGGCTCGTGACCACGATCGACGCCGCCGACGCCACCGAGTCGGACCTGGCACGGCTCATGGTGGGACGCGAAATGAAGGACTATTACCCGGCGCGCGAGCCGGCTGGGCGTGAGGTCGCCCTGCGGGCGAGCGACGTCACGGTGCCCGGTTGGGTCGAAGGCGCGACGTTCGAGGTGCGCCGGGGTGAGATTCTGGGCTTCGCCGGTCTGATCGGCGCGGGGCGCACGGAACTGGCCGAGGCCGTCGCCGGGCTGCGTCCGATGCGATCCGGCACGGTGGAGCGGAATGGGAGGCCGATCGTCATCCGCTCGCCGCGCGACGCGCTGCGGCAGGGCATCGCCTACCTGTCCGAGGATCGCAAGGGCCGTGGTCTGACGCTCGACATGGGCGTGGCGGAGAACATCACGCTGGTATCTCTTCGTGCGTATTGCCGT includes the following:
- the rpmJ gene encoding 50S ribosomal protein L36, which produces MKVRSSIKRRTKDCQIIRRKGKLFVINKKNPRLKQRQG
- a CDS encoding sugar ABC transporter ATP-binding protein gives rise to the protein MSSTARIAAPSIIEVRDLVKVYPAVRALDGVSLSITPGEVRGVIGENGAGKSTLMKILSGVERPTHGHVLLRGEEVQLRSPHDAQQRGIAMIHQELNLVDELSVADNIFLGREHTRGGLVAASAQRDAARQLLARVRSTVDPRRKVRALSIAEQQLVEIAKALSVEASILIMDEPTAVLTERETASLFDLIAQLKSQGVTILYISHILPEVLRVCDRVTVLRDGRLVTTIDAADATESDLARLMVGREMKDYYPAREPAGREVALRASDVTVPGWVEGATFEVRRGEILGFAGLIGAGRTELAEAVAGLRPMRSGTVERNGRPIVIRSPRDALRQGIAYLSEDRKGRGLTLDMGVAENITLVSLRAYCRPLIRRSMEARAAREHVRRLGIRCGPIRRAVRTLSGGNQQKVAIAKWLEMSPDVLILDEPTRGVDIGAKKEIYELIRDLARQGRACVFISSELPELLGVCHRIAVMRAGRIVNVLDGPSATEEQVMHLAAGVEGGEAKASNASKEVAA
- the map gene encoding type I methionyl aminopeptidase, whose translation is MARTLVNDGRGAVPAEPALPARARSGSRWFGRSRRPRQTDRPGPEFKSPAQIESMRAAGRVVRRALEAASRACVCGATTGDVNEAACRVIQASGGDGLFRNYPTYRAGEGFPGDVCVSVNEEIVHGIPGARVLCDGDIVTVDCGVRLNGWCADAAVTVPVGPVSRPVEKLVRVTREVLAEAIEAIRPGRRWSEVARIMQGLADSAGFGVVREFVGHGIGRVLHELPQAPAYVNRAFTRWHDFDLEVGMTLAVEPMLTLGNPSPVTLEDGWTVVTADRLPACHVEHTIAVTPRGADVLTDGR
- the rpsM gene encoding 30S ribosomal protein S13 — translated: MPRIAGIDIPEKKKIRYALQYIYGIGPKFADNILAEAAIDPDRRANTLSDQEVSTIAQIIDSGYIVEGALRRQVSQNIQRLRDIRCYRGERHRKGLPVRGQRTRTNARTRKGRKKTVAGKKGVKG
- the secY gene encoding preprotein translocase subunit SecY; the encoded protein is MLQAFLNIFKIADLRKKVLFTLAMLVVYRVGFFVPLPGVDQTALAEAAANARESGSAFGAFLNYTSIFTGGDFGQSTIFGLGIMPYITAAIIFQLFQSAIPALQRLKQEGATGQQKIQEWTRYATVGLCLIQGFMWMQYLRATGLLNAEMISTRGGVLIVFLAGLTGLTAGSMFLMWLGEQIDKYGIGNGVSLILTAGIISRMPDAILYLANRWDPANAADESAIGLGEVLFLAAAFVGVVAGAVLLTVAQRRIPIQQAKHTRGRRVFGGQKHYLPLRVNHAGVMPIIFASSLMVIPSVAFGMLAGQASGSGAPGWWQWLTGLLASSFEMGSFPYILCQIILIYVFSYLWTTIQFSPEDMAKQLKDHGSFIPGLRPGPRTAEYLESVMERITYVGAGFLAIIAIIPELVSTRMNIPFNVASFLGGTGLLIVVAVGLDLVQRIEANLLMRNYQGFLGTGGKVRGRRG
- the rplQ gene encoding 50S ribosomal protein L17 gives rise to the protein MRHRINGRRLNKDSEHRTAMFRNLAAGLFEHGEIRTTLPKARAVQPFVERLITIAKRGTLAARRELESRLNDRVIHAWVADPNVKDEHKENAWFDLPAAEDIKFNRYGELKKGPRLIQHIMTKVAPMFRDRDGGYTRIVKLDAHRLGDGADYVLLQLVGREEGPQVGGRKSTRRAIANRRAAYAAKLRKGAATEAKSEQPVETANTESGSEPAAS
- the rplO gene encoding 50S ribosomal protein L15, with the protein product MMIHEITEQVGRKKPRKRVGRGEASGLGKTSGRGHKGAKSRSGWTYRPHFEGGQMELFRRLPKRGFTNAPFRKEFAVVNLHVLEKHFKAGDVVDAAALFKARLIRDAAEPVKVLGEGDLTKKLTVTAARFSASARDKIEKAGGTATVLERRPAATGEKAAG
- a CDS encoding DNA-directed RNA polymerase subunit alpha, with the translated sequence MHVRWRGLELPARVEVDRKSLTRTFGRFTAEPFERGFGTTVGNSLRRILLSSLEGAAVTKVKITGVTHEFSTLPGVMEDATDIILNIKNLVVSMDSDEPKTMRLAATGPGEVTADLIEADTAITIHNPELVICTLTSERDIEIEFTVARGRGYVPASEQYSRHDDQVIGEIPIDAIYSPVQRVRYKTEDTRVGQKTNYDKLILDIWTDGTITPEMALVEASKILRKHLNPFVQYFEMGDATVSAEARAAAGVDEELIRKLNMVLADMDLSVRATNCLASAQLRTVADLVQKTEAELLTYRSFGKTSLREVVKKLEELGLHLGMKLPEGYAPAQPTA
- the infA gene encoding translation initiation factor IF-1, which codes for MAKEDKITLEAEVTEALPDAKFRVRLENNQEILAYVSGKMRKFFIRILPGDRVTVELSPYDLTKGRIIFRK
- the rpsK gene encoding 30S ribosomal protein S11: MAKKKKVRKNVLKGIAHVKATFNNTIITITDMNGEALCCDSGGSMGFKGARKSTPFAATRAAERVASKAKRLGMREVEVRVKGPGSGRESAITGLEHNGLRVTAVEDHTPIPHNGCRAPKRRRV